A window of Cherax quadricarinatus isolate ZL_2023a chromosome 53, ASM3850222v1, whole genome shotgun sequence genomic DNA:
atgtgggtgtgaagcttttgttgtaaatgctgcagcgagaaggtggttggaggcagtggagatgtcctcctaagggcaatgtgtggtgtaaatattatgcagagaattagaagtgtggaaattaatccagcattagtagataaaagattgATGTGTAGACCTCTAGATGTGCATGTTTTttgaggggcaacagatatatcagatcattatttagttgtagctacagagaaagaggaagaggtagGTAACAAAAATTAATCCAAAATACATTTTGATTCATTTCTGAGAtaggtcatttagagaatggatcaaagtagaatgacatggagagcgtataaatctgtagtggaaggaaggtggggtaggggtcgtccttgaaaaggttggagggacggggtaaaggtggtttagtgggcgaggagcttggacttccagcaagcgtgcatgagcacgttagataggagtaaatggagatgaatggtttttgggacctgacgagctgttgagtgtgagcagggtaatacagtatttagtgaagggattcagggaaactggttatttttatatagctggacttgagtattGGGAATATGAAGTActatgcctgcattttaaaggaggggtttgggatattggcagtttggagggatgtgtaatatatctttatatttgcttctaaactgttttatctgggtgcctctgcaaaaacagtgattacgtatgagcgaggtgaaagtgttgaacgatgatgaaattattttcgttttgggggattttctttccttttgggtcaccctgcctaggtgggaggtggccaacttgttgaagaagaagaagaagaagaagaagaaaaaaaaaatagtagtttTAACCATTTAACCAAGACTCCAACACTGACATAAGAACCCAAGTATTGGGCAAGTGTGTTGTGTCCTGTCTTCAGTattaaatacagtacagtacatataTCACAATTTTCTTTAATTTCCAGTGGCTGAAGCACTACCTCATCTTGTAACTCATATATACTTTTTATAACATTATATAAGGAACTCTCTAGTAACCTTACAGCACCTCATTTTTAATAACACTatactttattattatattaatccAGCATTAGTAGagaaaaggttgatgggtagacttctggatgtgcatgttttttgaggggcaacagatatatcagatcattatttagttgtaactacagagaaagaggaagaggtagGTAACAAAAATTAATCCATTAAATACATTTTATTGATTCATTTCTGAGATAGGCAATTAATATTCAAAATTTTATCATTTCAATTATAAAGCAGATGTACAGTATCATGATACAAAGCAATATAATCTCCAAATTTGTTGGACATTTACAAAATTTGTATTAAATGAAGCACTAATGTACTAACAGAGTATACAACAGATAGTACTGCACAGTAGTTCAAATATAAATTAGAAATACAGctctcatttatatatatatatatatatatatatatatatatatatatatatatatatatatatatatatatatatatatatatatatatatatatatatattacatacatacatacatatataaaacatTATGACATTAAATAAAgtaaaatatacaatatatataaattacaaaaAATTATCTTCCTTTAATTAACAGATCACAAATTGTACATTATGGAAAGCAGCTTCCTTACTGCCATTCAGCCATAAGAGCATCCCAGTCTCTATTACTGATAAATGGAGAGTCGATATTGGACACAACATTTTCACCACAATAGAGGCACTCCCCTGCCACCAAGCTgtctatttctgctctaatttgCTCTCTATCGCCCCAAAATCCTGCTGTTCCTATTCCACACTCATCATTAGATATTGCCAATAATTTTCCCTTTAGCTCTGAAACTTTCTTTTGTTTTACCTCACTTAAATAGCCCATGACTGAGTCTGACAAACAGTCTTGATGGAACTTGTGAGAGCAAGGAAACAAATAAAATGGTCTTGTAAGAAGAGGATAGTTGCATTCGCAACATCGATCTTGTGAGTGTACGTATGAAAACTTCTGCTTAAACTTCTGAATATCTTTACGAATATTCTCTGCTGCTTTAGATGCATCATCCATCTCTTGTTTAAGATCTTCTATGTGTTGGTTATATTCTTGAAGTGAAGAACATATGGCATCCTTAAACTGATCAATTGTTACAAAGTCTGGGAAAAATGGAAGAATGTCCTCAATCTTAATAAGATCACATTCCCTCAGGACCTCCATGGCACGTGACACATCTTGTTCTTCCTGAACTACATGAGCTGCAATCATTAGCCAAAGCTTTTTCCTCAAATCTTGATCATATTTAGGACGATTTGCAGTTGCCTTGGCTAAAGATGTATCTAGCTTTAATGCTAACTCTACAGCTTCCTGATAAAGCCCCATGGTGGTGAGTATGTGCACACATGCTTTATCCTCCCCAACTGACATACATTCCCTAAGAGCAAATTTGACATCATAATGGACACTCTGACTATCATCACCCTGCAACTTGAAGTACGGCAATAATTTTTCTGGAGCTTCAGTGGCATAAAGGGTTATCAAAAAATTATGCAGTACTTCATCAGTAacttctaatttatcaacacaatACTCTAAATAGCGAAGAATATCTGCCCCACTGCCATGTGAGGTATGGCAATGAACAAGGCTTGGAAGTAACTTTATAGGATTTATTCTCCTACCCTGTGAAATCAAGGCATCTACTGCAGCTTCTGGAACAGTTTGCATCAGTGCAGGAAAATGTTGGTAAAACAACTGTTCAGACCCTCTTGTTGCCAATACCTCCAGGGCCTCAGTGTGACGTCCATGACGCATTAGATGACGTAGCACCCGATCGTAGTCTTTGAGCATCAGTGAAACACTCACATAATTATCCTGATCATCATGTGAAGAGAGTAACTCGTAAATTGCCGTTGAATTATTCGTCACACACTGACGTACTTTTGGGTCCCGAAGAAGAGTTTTTAACTGCTCATCACAGTTACTGTACTCTTGGGTGTTTTGCTTTCCTGCATCCCGCAAGTTCCCCAACTGCTTGAGGTACAACTCTAGCAACCACATCACCACTAAAGTAACCTGAGTTTGCTCACTCACTTTCAGGGCATCCAACTTCTCATGTAAATAAATTTTTAATGCCTCTTCCTGTTCTACTTCAACAAATTTCAAGCTTATTTCTTCAAATGAAGTTAATGTTTTAGCAAAAAGCATAGCACTCTGAAGGTACTCTTTCTTTTGAAAGAGGTCTTGAGCCTCttgtaacaacacaacagacagACAT
This region includes:
- the dor gene encoding vacuolar protein sorting-associated protein 18 homolog; the encoded protein is MATLFDQYESLQYGLSGGYKHSILGTTTFKNQKLEEEAAIFLKDRQVNFIPTHPITHLVVSNHHLVLAMANKKLIRINLLQSNPSNIEDQEVDISKFALQAKIHNIFLDPTGQHLLISIVSRDGNTPVDMLYLPLRSNKPKSTNKLKGHLVTAVGWNQKNQSDSVTGPVLVGTSKGVILEMEFTSDERLFQSSHEEYCKQLFDIGKDVPVTVTMLEIHSSPTDELKFLVLCTTHDKLYQFSGHIKSLEERPVFVSVFSNYLGLPPRFVELPSKWKNSWLQLYHPPNSLTPKHFAWLSEQGVYTGDIVWTGPPDDMIVNKKLHANPEGIENNGIPCGMIVCEFHVLIVWPDKIRGLCILNNQVVFEGTVPEECGKLIGISKDLVKGTIWIYAERGVFKYKVDREGRNVWRIYLDHGNYELAKKHCKSDPSCLSVVLLQEAQDLFQKKEYLQSAMLFAKTLTSFEEISLKFVEVEQEEALKIYLHEKLDALKVSEQTQVTLVVMWLLELYLKQLGNLRDAGKQNTQEYSNCDEQLKTLLRDPKVRQCVTNNSTAIYELLSSHDDQDNYVSVSLMLKDYDRVLRHLMRHGRHTEALEVLATRGSEQLFYQHFPALMQTVPEAAVDALISQGRRINPIKLLPSLVHCHTSHGSGADILRYLEYCVDKLEVTDEVLHNFLITLYATEAPEKLLPYFKLQGDDSQSVHYDVKFALRECMSVGEDKACVHILTTMGLYQEAVELALKLDTSLAKATANRPKYDQDLRKKLWLMIAAHVVQEEQDVSRAMEVLRECDLIKIEDILPFFPDFVTIDQFKDAICSSLQEYNQHIEDLKQEMDDASKAAENIRKDIQKFKQKFSYVHSQDRCCECNYPLLTRPFYLFPCSHKFHQDCLSDSVMGYLSEVKQKKVSELKGKLLAISNDECGIGTAGFWGDREQIRAEIDSLVAGECLYCGENVVSNIDSPFISNRDWDALMAEWQ